TTATAATAAAGTTGCCCTCTTTTTTGTTTACCTCGGCCTCTCCGTTTTCAATTATACTTATTAATTTGCTAGAGGAGAGTACATCTAAAATATATTCTCCTATGCTATTATCTGCATCAACTTCAAACATTCTTTCAGCCGCATTATTAATTATTTGAATGATACCTCTTTTATCTATAACAACAATACCTTCATTAATATTGTTCATAACTTCATTATAATAATCATTAATTATATCCATTTGTCACCTTCCTAAGTCTTATACCTCAATTATAAAGTTGATAGTTTTTTTTTTCAAGATATACTTAAAAATAGCGAGAATTTTTCTCGCTATTTTTAGGTATATCTTATTTTTTATCAATTAGCTACTAATTATTAATTTTTCTACTCTACTGTAATTGCATTAACTGGGCACTGGTCTTCTGCCTCTTTAGCACTGTTTAATAATTTTGCTGATATTTCACCTTTAGATGCCTTTGCTTTTCCATCGTCGTCCATTGTAAAAATTTCTGGACATACTTCAGGACATAACCCACATCCTATACACGTATCCTTATCAACCATTGCTTCCACTAAAATCACTCCTTAGATCAAATTTTATTTAAATAACTACTATATATATATTTCCACAATGATATAGTAATATACTTACCTTTAAAAGTAAGTAACAATAGTTACCAAATAAAATCACTTTCTAGCTAACTTCATTCTGCAGTCTTAACTTGTCAGCCACCATTGCTATGAATTCAGAATTTGCTGGCTTACCCTTCTTATAGCTAATAGTATATCCAAAAATTTTATTAATATCAGGAGCTTTCCTAGTGCTCCACGTAACATCTATTGCGTGATTCATTGCTCTTTCAACCCTACCTGCAGTGGTATTAAATTTTTTACCCACTAATGGATATAATTCCTTTGTAACTGATGATGAAAGTTCAATATCATTTACTAATATGTTTATTGCTTCTTTTAAATACATATAACCTTTTATATTAGTTGGTACCCCAATTTCATTAATAATATTAGTAATTTGAGAAGTAATATTATTTTTTTGATCCTTATTAATTTTAATTTCTTTATTAATTTCACTTTCAGTATTGGTTTTTACATTGTTAATATTAGTAATTATATTTTTTAGATCTTTATTATATATAGTATTACTTACAGTCTCCCTTATTTTCCCGATAAATAATTCCATATCAAAAGGTTTTACAATATAATAATCTGCTCCAAGCGATATAGCTTTTTTAGTTGTTATTTCACTCCCAACTGCTGATAAGACTATTATATGAGGTTTTGGATTTAAATTCATTTTATTTAGCCTCTCTAGCACTCCCAATCCATCAATAAAAGGCATGATTATATCAAGTATTACTAAATCAGGTTTCTTTTCTTTAATTAATTTTATTGCCTGTACTCCATTTTTTGCGATTCCGGTAACAACAATACCTTTCTGATAAAATATATACTCATTAAGTATATTACGAAATTCATCATTATCATCCGCAATGATAACTTTTATGTCCGACCCTTCCATATTTGTAATCTCCTTTACATACTAATTCTATACCAATATTATATATATTCTACAAAAGATTGGAAAATCCTTTTATTTTTTAAAAATATTGTCGAAATAACTAATAAAAAAGATCTTATTTTGTTATTTATTATAACTAACTTCAAGCTACTTTTAATCATCGGTGTCGAATATTGTGATGTAGCTAAAAATATTGTTTCATATTGATAATAAGCTGATATGATTTATATCCAATTGTTTGAGACTGATATTAAAATTTCATGATATAATATTTAAAACACATTTATAGAATTTAGGTTGAGAAACTATGATTCTAAAAAAGTTATACATATGGCTTTTATAAACCTATATAGAAACCTTAAATAATAATTATCATTATCCTATATTTTGG
This window of the Clostridium estertheticum genome carries:
- a CDS encoding ferredoxin — translated: MEAMVDKDTCIGCGLCPEVCPEIFTMDDDGKAKASKGEISAKLLNSAKEAEDQCPVNAITVE
- the spo0A gene encoding sporulation transcription factor Spo0A, coding for MEGSDIKVIIADDNDEFRNILNEYIFYQKGIVVTGIAKNGVQAIKLIKEKKPDLVILDIIMPFIDGLGVLERLNKMNLNPKPHIIVLSAVGSEITTKKAISLGADYYIVKPFDMELFIGKIRETVSNTIYNKDLKNIITNINNVKTNTESEINKEIKINKDQKNNITSQITNIINEIGVPTNIKGYMYLKEAINILVNDIELSSSVTKELYPLVGKKFNTTAGRVERAMNHAIDVTWSTRKAPDINKIFGYTISYKKGKPANSEFIAMVADKLRLQNEVS